In Eublepharis macularius isolate TG4126 chromosome 4, MPM_Emac_v1.0, whole genome shotgun sequence, the following are encoded in one genomic region:
- the LOC129328782 gene encoding uncharacterized protein LOC129328782, whose amino-acid sequence MRPWNRLGIKPSSLTAFPVQPVHGGRWLLAGAAFPCSLHAGVEGAGTRRGRLGHHRGVKGECLAGRAPHGQAWPSARSMPQVLRDPVSHSSVMLLGLCRGVRRKATGGRQPGVLAWALCGWQGELLAHGNIVQHDTGSHELGDGERLHGQAAARVMEASEAHFQLTESTFDHHPRAPVGLVVVGSVGGLIRRVWRQEVRQQWIATVTCKGRRS is encoded by the coding sequence atgcggccctggaatcgattgggaataaagccaagttcattaaccgcttttcccgtgcagcccgtccatggggggcggtggctgctggccggggcggctttcccatgctctctacatgcaggggttgagggagcggggactcggaggggccgcctgggacaccataggggcgtaaagggcgagtgtttggccggccgagccccccatggccaggcatggccctcagcgcgcagcatgccacaggtgctccgcgaccctgtctcgcacagctcggtcatgctcctggggctctgccggggcgtcaggagaaaggcgaccggcgggcggcagccaggggtcctcgcctgggccctctgtggctggcaaggggagctgctggcgcacggcaatattgtgcagcatgacacaggcagccacgagcttggcgacggtgaacggctgcatggccaggcggccgcccgtgtgatggaggcatctgaagcgcattttcagctgaccgaaagcacgttcgatcaccatcctcgtgcgccggtgggcctggttgtagttggctctgtcggcgggctcatccgcagggtatggcgtcaggaggtaaggcagcaatggatagccacggtcacctgcaaggggaggcggagttag